In one window of Aceticella autotrophica DNA:
- the rnpM gene encoding RNase P modulator RnpM: MKTKKVPLRMCLGCQQMKPKRDLIRIVKRAKDNGVQVDFTGKISGRGCYICKNIDCLEKAIKTKRIEKSLECKVPDDLIEVLRKEVIDE; encoded by the coding sequence ATGAAAACAAAGAAAGTACCTTTAAGAATGTGCCTTGGATGTCAACAAATGAAACCTAAAAGAGATCTTATAAGGATTGTAAAAAGAGCTAAAGACAATGGGGTTCAGGTTGATTTTACAGGGAAAATTTCTGGCCGGGGTTGTTATATATGTAAAAACATCGATTGCCTTGAGAAAGCAATAAAAACTAAACGTATAGAAAAATCCTTGGAGTGTAAGGTACCTGATGATTTAATAGAGGTTTTAAGAAAAGAGGTTATTGATGAATAA
- a CDS encoding L7Ae/L30e/S12e/Gadd45 family ribosomal protein — MNNKFYSLLGISKKSANMSNGSFAVEKSIKSGLAYLVIIADDAAKNTAEKFKNLCESKKIPLLIQGKKELIGRSIGKNDTSVVSINDLNLSNEILNIIKKLQNDGGE; from the coding sequence ATGAATAACAAATTTTATTCCTTGTTGGGAATCAGCAAAAAATCTGCAAACATGTCAAATGGAAGTTTTGCTGTAGAAAAAAGTATAAAAAGTGGTCTTGCATATTTGGTAATAATTGCAGATGATGCAGCTAAAAATACAGCGGAGAAATTTAAAAATCTTTGCGAATCCAAAAAAATACCTTTATTAATACAAGGTAAAAAAGAATTGATTGGTAGAAGTATTGGGAAAAATGATACTTCAGTTGTAAGTATTAATGACTTAAATCTATCAAATGAAATATTAAATATAATAAAGAAGTTACAAAATGATGGAGGTGAATAA